The genomic segment CCCGGGGAAAACGGTTATCTCCTTCGCCCCGGCGATATTTCCGATCTTAAGGAGAAGCTCGCCTTCCTCCTCCCTAATAAAGATAAGCTAAGAAAGATGGGTAGTCGCTCTTTGCAATTGGTTGAGAGGTTCTCTTGGGATAAAATAGTGGAGAGACATATCGCACTCTACCGAGAAGTGGTGGATGTTAGCTAAGCAAAAAGGAGGGGAAATGGCACGGGCAAAGGTCGCCGTTCTTAAAACAAAACCGGAAACGGTTTTAGAGGATTATAAAAAGCTTCTCCACTTAGCCGATTATCAGAAATACCTTCCTAAGGAGAACGAAACCGCGCTCAAGATAAACATCTCCTGGCAGAAATTCTACCCTGCTTGTTCTACCACCCCGTGGCAGCTTGAGGGGGTAATAAAAACAATGCTCGAGGATGGATATGACCGGAAAAGGATCTACGCCTGCCACAATCGAACGGTGGTGGTGAGCGCAAAAAAGGGTGAAATAGCGAACAAACACAAGCCGGTGGTGGAGAAATACGGGCTTCGCAATATCCATCTTTACGAAAGGGAGGAGTGGGTAAGATACGAACCAAAAGGGGAAATCCTCGCTCTATACGACATCTTTCCCAAAGGGATCTACATCCCGAAACGGTTCATCGGCTCTAATATCATCCATCTCCCCACGATGAAAACCCATGTCTTCACTACGATGACTGGAGCGATGAAGAACGCCTTCGGCGGGCTTCTGAACGAGCGTCGGCACTGGACCCATTCGGTCATCCACGAAACCTTGGTCGATCTCCTAACCATCCAGAAGGAGATCCATCCCGGACTGTTTGCGGTAATGGACGGAACCTTCGCCGGAGATGGACCGGGACCCCGGTGTATGATCCCCTATGTCAAGGGCTATATACTGGCGAGCAACGATCAGGTGGCGATAGACGCTATCGCTGCCAAGATGATGGGGTTCGACCCACTCTCGCTCAAGTTCATCCGCCTTGCCCACGAACGAGGACTCGGAGTTGGAGACCCCGCTGAGATCGAGGTGGTGGGCGAGGATATATCCGGGGTCAACTTCGGCTTCCACGGAGAGGAAAACACCTTCGCCAGCCGGGGACAAAAGATGATCTATTGGGGGATATTCCACCCCTTAGAAAAGCTCCTCCTTCGCACCCCGCTCGTTGTCTGGGCTTACCTCGCCTCCAGGCTCTACCACGACTTCTACTGGTATCCTATAATAGGAAAAAGACGGGTGAAGAAGATGCTCGAGACTGAATGGGGCAAACTCTTTCTTAAATATTGAGGAAAAAACCGATGAAAAGAAGAAATTGGGCTATCATTTGTTTGGTGGGGGTTTTTTCCTCCTTTCTTCTCTCCTGCGGAGGTAGGAAGGTAGAAGGTGCTGGTTGGGGTTATGGTCGATATGACCTTGTCTCCAATCTCTCTTCCCTTGAGGTGGATAATTTCTTCATCAATCTTGGCTTAAGGAGCAACCGTTATTTTTTGAAGTCAGGCTGGGCGAAGGAGAACGAGGTCGAACCCTCAGGGACGAGCTTCGTCTGGGCGGTGGGCAGGGTTTCTGAAGTCGATTTCCCTCCGATGAGAAAGAGGGATCGGATACTTCATTTCTCCGCCCATTCCTTTTCCCCACCCGGTGCCCCCGGACAGAGGGTGAGGCTCTTCTTCAACCGGAAGTTCATTGGTGAAGCGAAGCTGGGAAAGAGGTTCAACCACTACTCATTTCCGATCAAGGGAAAATACTTCAAGGAGAACGAGGATAATCGTCTGGAACTCATCCATCGTTATGCCATCTCCCCAGCCAATGTTCCGGGGATGGGAGGGGATAAGCGGAAACTCGCCGCCTCCTATGATTACATCGCCCTGGTTGCCAAGGGGAAGGATCTCAGGAAAACCCCCAGAACCTATCTCAAATACACCGCCTACGTCAGGCGTGGTGAGGCGAGAGAGGCTATTGCTCTTCCTCCTGGTGGTGAGTTCAGGTTAGGGGTGAAGCTCCCCAACGAGGAACCGATAAAACTCATCTTCTCTCCAGCGGTAAACGATTTCTTCCAGGATAACCTGAGCTGGGCGAGGTTCAGGATAACCCTCAGCTCTGAGGGAAGAGAGGAGGAGTTATTCTCTTCGGAGAGGAAAAGGGGTGAGGTGGCTGACGAATGGCGGATGGAGGAGGTTGATCTAAGCAGGTATCGGGGGAAGAGGATAGTCCTCTGGTTCAAAGTCGAAGGGGAGGGGATAAAGGGAAAACCGGCTGAGGTTGCCTGGGTCAATCCCCATATCATTGCCGGCGGCCTTAAGCCTCCCAAGAGATTGAATGTGATCCTCTATCTCATCGATACCTTAAGAGCAGATCACCTCGGCTGTTATGGAAACCCCTACATCAAAACACCAAACATAGACAGATTGGCGAAGGAGGGGGTTCTCTTCGAGAATGCCTTCGTCCAATCCTCCTGGACAAGACCCTCAACCGCTACTATCTTAACCTCCCTCTACCCAACAGAACATGGGGCGATAACCGACCACGATAGACTTCGGCCCTCCTTAATCACTATAGCAGAGATATTGAGGCATTATGGCTATTACACCCTGGGATGCGTTAATCAACCCAATGTAGCTGCTGAGATAGGGTTCTATCAGGGATTTGACCGTTACCTGGTAGCTTATAAACGGCTCCACCTTCATCCCCTCTTCTCTGACAAGATGAACGAGATGATCTTCCCCTGGCTTGAGGAGTTTAAGGATAAGCCCTTCTTCCTTTATGTCCATACCGTGGATCCCCATGACCCCTACATTCCCCCTCCACCGTACGACAGGATGTACGACCCCGATTATAAAGGGAAGATATGGGGAGACTCTAAAACCCTTATTGAGATAGGGAGGGGAGATATAGAGATCACCGAGCGGGATAGAAAACACCTCATTGCCCTCTACGATGGGGAGGTTACCTATAACGATAAATCGGTAGGAAAGCTGATGAGGAAACTGAAGGAGCTCGGTATCGCCGATAATACCCTCATCATCATCATTGCCGACCATGGGGAGGAGTTCCTGGAACACGGAGGAACTCGCCATGGACACACCTTATACAACGAGGTGCTCCATATCCCCCTCATTTTTCACTGTCCCAATGCTCTCCCCAAAGGGAAAAGGATCAAAGACCTGGTAAGAGCTGTGGATGTCCTTCCCACTATCCTTAATATCCTCGACATCCCTCTCCCGAAGAAGATCGAGGGCAAAAGTTTACTCTCACTTATCAAGAAAGGGGGAAATCCGGGGATATCTTACTCCTTCGCCGAACTCGACCGTTATGGCAAAAACCTCCGCTCCCTCCAAAACGACAAATGGAAATTGATCCACTACCCCTACCGACGGGAGAAAGGGGAATTCTACAATCTGAAGGATGATCCAAAAGAAAAGAAAAATCTATTTTACGGGAGAAAACCCCCCGCCTACAACGAGTTGAACAAGAAGCTTACCGAAATACTTAAAAAACTGAAGGGAGAAGCAAAGAAATTCCATCGAATTAAGGTAGAGAAGCTGGACAAAGAGACATTAGAGCAACTAAAAGCGCTGGGATACATTCATTAAAAAATGGGCAATAAGCTGCTGAATATCTTGCTGTGCCTTTTAGGTTCCGGTTTGCTCTTATTACATATTCTTGATCTTCCCCAATATCGTTTTTGGTTCTCCCTCTCTTTTCTTCTTCTCCTCTTCTTCCGGGTAATGGTGAATAGGGGGAAAAAGCGGAAAGGAATTGCTCCCTCCACCTTCTTTGATAAGATAGAGACCCCTCATCTCATCCTTATTGCCATCTTCCTCCTTTACCTCCCCCAGATATACCCAAAAATAAAGGGAGATGGCGTTCTCTACTACGCCTATCTCCGTTCGTTCCTTATCGATTTTGATCTAAATTTCGCAAACGATTTCGCTGGCTTTGGCTATATGGGAAAGATCACCTCGGCAGGGCTCCCGGCAAATCCGGTTTTTTTCGGCTGTTCCCTCTTCTGGCTTCCCTTCTTCCTCCTCGCTCATATAGTGAGTTTCTTGGGGAATATACTTGGGGGAAACTTTCCCTTGGATGGCTTCTCCTCGGTTTACCAGCGAGCGATAACCCTGGGCTCCGCCCTCTACATCCTGGCAGGTATCATCCTTATCTACCATCTCTTAAAAAAGAGATTTTCCCCTGGTGTCTCACTCCTCTCAGCACTTGCCATCTGGCTTGGCACACCGCTTTTTTACTATATGGTAGCCAACCCCTTCCTCGCTCATGGGATCTCGATGTTTGCGGTGACCCTCTTTATATTTCTCTGGTTCAAAAATAGAGAGAAAGAAGGGAAATGGAGGGCAGGATTGATCGGGCTTTTTGCTGGTCTTTCCGCCGCCGTTCGCCCCCAGAATGTGGTTTTCTTTGCCATTCCCTTTCTGGATTTTCTTTTCTCCTTAAAACATTCTAACAGGACACCCTTAAAAGAAAAATGGAGGGATATGGCTTTCCTCCTTTCCGGCTTCGCCCTTCCCCTCCTAATCCAGATGATATTGTGGCGGATGATCTTCGGTTCTCACTTCCTCTCCGGCTGGCATACAACCAATTTAATCAACTGGCGACATCCGCATATCATCGATATGCTTTTCTCCGCCCGACACGGTGTTTTTACCTGGACTCCCCTCTTCTTCCTCGGGGCGATCGGAATCATCCTCCTTTTGAGAAAGAATAGGAAACTCGCCCTCTATCTTTTCGTCGCTTTCGCCCTTATGCTCTATATGAATGGGGTATTCAAGAGATGGTGGGCAGACCACTCCTTCGGAAACCGAAGGATGCTCGGCGGTAGCTTCATCTTTGCCTTTGGACTCTCTGCGGTAATTGAGGAGCTCTTCCGCCGGCCAAAACTCCTTGCCACTCTGCTCATCCTCTCTCTCATCATCTGGAACATCAACTTCGCTACTGCCTTCAATCAGAACCTACTCGGCGATAGAAGCGAAGCCGTTCCCTTAAACAGGGTACTTATGATCGAAGGAGAATACATCTACCGCCTATGTTATCAACTCACCGCCAAACTGAGCGACGCACTGGCGTTTCGGATCTATGAAAATTATAAGGGGGTGTGGCTCTTCTCCGGTCCCCGAAACCTCAATGGGGTAATCGACATCGGGGCAGAACCAGATGATATCCGCTGGGAACTGATCGGAAACGGTTGGAGCAAAAAGAAAAAACTCGATGAGGTGAGCTTCCGCTACTCGGAGGGGAAAACCTCGATCCTCCGTTTCCCTCTATATGAGCGTGCTAAATTGATCGTTGGGATAAGGATGAAACCGATCAACCTCACAAATACAACAACCGTAGTAGTAGAGACAATGGTAAATGGGAAAAGGGTGAAGGATATTCTCCTAAGGCCGGGATGGAACAATTATCTTTTTATCGTGGAGAAATCGCTCACCAAACGAGGATTGAATGAGCTACTCTTCCGCTATCACTACAATCTAAGAGGTAACCAAAAAGAAAATTATCATCAGGAGGCAGTAGCGGTCGATCTTCTTCGATTCGCTAAGAAGAGACGATAGGAAATCTAATGAGGAAACGAGATATCTTCTCTGAGGTAGCGATCGTCATTTTCTTTCTCTTGCTTACTATCCTCTTCACCTACCCTCTCACCGAAAACTTCGGTAAAGCCATCCCCCATCTCGGCGCCGATCCGTTAATAAACCTCTGGATACTCCTCTGGGATAACCATAAGCTTCTTTCCGATCCGATGAACCTCTTTTATGCCAATATCTTCTTCCCCGAACCCCTCACCCTGACCTACTCCGAAGCGCTCCTCGCCGAAGCGCTCCTCTTCATCCCTTTCTTCCGAGCCACAGGCAACCCAGTTGCTGCCTACAATTTCGTCCTTTTCTCATCCTTCTTTCTCTCTGCCTATGGCACCTATCTTCTTGCTCGATATATAAGCGGAAGGAGAATAGCCGGAATACTCGCCGGTATAGGATTCGGCTTTTTCGCCTTTCGGTATACCCACCTTTCCCATCTTCAGCTCCTCTTTACCAGCTGGCTTCCCTTCGCTTTCCTTTTTCTTCATCGGTATTTCGCTGAAGAAAGGAGGCACCTCCTCATCCTCTCATTCGGCTTTGCTACCCTGCTCGCCCTTTCATCGGGTTATTATGCCGCTTATGGAGGGGTTCTCCTCATCATCTATTTTCTTCTCTCCCTACTTCTTATAAAAAGACCTCCTCTGCTCAAGCTCGTGAAGGACATCCTCATCGCCATTATCATCTTTACTCCGGTACTCCTCTTCGCCTTCTACCCCTACTACAAGGCAAACTCCACCCTCGGATTAAAAAGAAGCGTTAGGGAGAACATAGCTTTCTCCACCTCTTTCTCCGATTACCTCGCCTCCCAATCGAACCTATATCGAAACATACTCGGTGGCTTCCGGGTTAAGGAGAGTTTATTCCCTGGCTTTGCTATCTATTTCCTCGCCTTTTACTTTCTTCTTTTTGGAAGAAAGAAAAAGGACATCATCAGAAAAGAGGCTTTATTTCCTCTTTTTATCCTCACTTCTGTTGCTTTTGTCCTTTCCCTCGGTCCTGTTCTTAGGGGAAGCAATATCAAGCTCCCCTACTTCCTCCTTTACAGATTCGCCCCCGGTTTTTCCGGGCTCAGGGCGCCTGGGCGGTTCGGGATGTTCGTTATATTCGGGCTCTCCCTTTTCGCCGGCTTCGGCGGATCCTTCCTCTTAGAGCAAGTTAAAGGATGGAATAAGAGGCTTCCTCTGATGGTGCTTCTTCCTATGATCATAATTCTTGAAAACATAAGCATCCCCCTAAAGATAGGCAGACCCGATATGAAGATAGACCCTGTCTATCGCTTCTTGGCGGAAAGACCAGGGGACTTCGCCATCCTCGAGCTTCCCCTCTACCACATCCCGGGAGGGAATCTGCACTACCAACTCGCTTCCCGGGCTCACTTCAAAAGACTGGTGAACGGCTGTAGCGGATACCTCCCCCGCTCCTATCTCCTTCTCTATCAGCAGATGGCTGATTTCCCCTCGAACTCTTCGATCGAATATCTGAAGGAGAATTATCCTATCCGATACATTATCGTTCATCTCGACCGATTGGGGAACGAGGGGAAGGGGAAGGTGCCCTCGAGGGAGAAATTCCTCTCGAGACTTACCCAGTTCCAAAAAGACCTCAAAAAAGAAGCCGAAATAGGCGGTACCCTCATCCTCCGTCTGATGAATGGAGGAAGAGGAGAAAAGATCCGCCGTTTCTTTCCTGGTTTTATGCTCCGCGGGAGAAAGATCGTCCTTACAACCCGAGGGGAAGGAGAATTTCGCCTAATCCTGAACGGGGTAGAAATTGGAAGGGGGAAAACCGCAAAAAGGGGGGGAACCCTTTTCTTCGCCCTTCCTAAGAGGCTAATCCGGGAAGGAAGAAACGAAATAATTGTTAAAGGGAAAAGAGGGGAGATCGACATCTCCTCCATCATTCCCTATTGAAACCTCCTTTTAGGGTGCCTAAATACGAGATAATCAACCGCCCCGCCAAGCATTCTGCCATCTTTGTTTCCCTTCAACACCTTCGCCGGAGGAATGGCATAGCTTAAGACGATCTTTACCTCGTTCACCCCCTCTCTGAAATAGCGTTTGGGTACAGCTATCTTGTAAGTGGTATATGCTGGAGAAAGCCTGAGTGATGAGGTGAATTCCCCATTCACCAGAAACTTAGCCACCTGCGGCGGTGCTCCGGGGAAGGAGAAGGAGCGCATCCTGAGCTCGATGATGTAATCGCGGGGACGAAAGAGGGGGAAGAGAAAAGTTCCCTCCCTTCCCTTTATCCAACGGAAGGTAGTTCCATCCGGGTCCTGCTCCTTCCCATACCAACCACGACCGAGGAAGAAAGCGTCGTTACCTCCTACATCTATCCCCGGGTTATTGAAGCGCCTCCCCACTAAAAGATCATACCGCTCGGGCGAAACCCGGAAGCGGAGGGCAAAGAGGAGATTGGCAGGATAGGAAAACGGGTTCCCTATCTTGGAGTAGAGAAGTTTCACCCCAGACGCTGCCGCCTCCCCCATCGAAACCACATCACCAGGTGGAACCAGATGGTAGTAATACTCAGCCATAAATACAATATTCGCCAGGATGAAAAGGGAAACAAATCCATAAACGAGCAGGAAGGGATGTTTCTTCAAGAACTCAAGAAAAGCGGAAAGACCGACAGCAAAATAGGGAAGAAGGGAGCCAAATCGACGCGCTCCAAACGCCCAACCAGCCCACCAGTCGTATATTGAGGCATTGACATATGTCATAAGGAGAAAGACAAGGAAAAAGGTAAGGACGAACCTACGCTCCCGGCGAAGGAAAAGGAAAGAGCCGATAAAGCCAATATATACCACTGGGCTCCAGGGGAAAAGTCCATGGCGAGAGGAAAAAAGCACCTCGAAGAAAGCGGGCTTGCCGAAGGAGAGCCTTCCTCCTTGAGGGATGGTGAAGAACCTCCCATAGATCACCTTCCAGGCGATAACCTGAGGGAGAAAAACGACAAAAGCGGAAAGGGCAAAAAGCATCCCGAAGAGAAACATTCGCTTCGCCTCTTCACTTTTCCCTTCCTTCAAGCTTTTAATGAAATCGCCAAGCCAGCAAAAGGCAGGAAATAAGAGAAAGAGGGCATTCTGCCAGCGAACGAGCATAAGGAGCCCTCCCAAAGCCCCAAGAACGAGATAACGCCTAAAATCCATCTTTCCTCGGAAGCGGAGGAAGAAATAGAGAAAGAGAGAGCTCACGAAGAAGGAAGGGGCGTGAGACATAAAAGGTTCGAAAACCTGATACCAGGGGAGAAAACTACCCAACCAGATCCCAATAGCAGAGAGGAAGGCTATCCATTTACTGAAAAACCGCCGTAGGCTAAGGTAAAGAAGAATAACCCCAAATGTCCCATAAACGAGGCTGCCAAAAGAGCAGGCGGTGGTGTAAGGATAGGAAAAACCATCCAGGGGAAGACTACCACCAAAAATATGGGCAAAATAGGTCGCTATATGGGCAGAAAGATAGAAAGGGAGCCAAAGAAAGGAAACTCCAATGGCGAACACATTCGGCAGATGCCCGGTAATGGTTGGCTTGATATAAGGGAGAGCGCGCACCTTGAGCCTTGCATACTCGTTTGCGAAATTCAGGTCTCGGTCAAAGACAAGGGAGCGAAGATAGGAGAAGTAGAAACTACCATCACTACCAAGCCTTCCCCCATAAGCAGTGAGAAGAAACAAAAGCAAAAGAAAAATGGAGACGATTATGAAGATGGGAATATCTATCGTTCGATAGATCCGAGGAAGGGTTCCAACATCTGGATACCTTCTCGAAAGCAATGATGAAAGAAAAAGAAGAAGAGTGAAGCTTATGAGAAGAAGGACGAAGGAAAACTCAGGTGTCCTCTCATAACGAAAACCAGGGGTAAGGATTACCAGATTGAAGAGGAGAAAAAAGAGGAACGGGGGAAGGAAATAGACAATTCTTCGCTCCCAATATCGTTTCATTGTTCTTTCCTACTCTATATAACCAAGTGCCCGGAGCCTTTCTTCCGTCTCCTTGTCCAGCTTTATCTTCTTTATCTCCCCTGTTTTCTTTGCCGAGGTCTCTTCATACCAGCTGAGGAGCAAGCTATAAAGATACTTCCTTAAAAGAGGATGTCCAAAGATAATGTTTCTCCTTTCACCAGGATCACCTTTAAGATCGAAGAGGAGATGCATCCCCTTTTTCCCATCATAGATGTATTTGTAGCGCCCTCCCCGGACCGTCAATCTGCCCAACATAGCCATAGAGTAAATATAAGGATCTCCTTCCTCCTCCTTCCCAAAGATCGCGGGAAGAAGGCTCTTTCCTTCAAAGGGGAGTTTCCTCGGATCTATCCCATAAAGCTCGCAGATGGTGGGGGCGAGATCGATGAGTTGGGCTAACGAGTCCACCCTTCTCCTTTTCACCGGAAACCTCCTCGGGAACCTGATTATCAATGGAATATGGATCATCTCGTCGTAAACGGTGGTGGTATGAAGCATTCGTCCATGCTCACGGAAGGCTTCCCCATGATCGGCAATAATGATAAAAATGGTATTCTCGTAAAGCTTCGCCCGCTTCAGATTGGAGATAAGCCTCCCCACCTGATGATCCGCATAGGCTAAACCGCCATCATAAAGGGCAACGATATGGTCGAGATCCTCCTTAGTTATTGGAAGTTCCTCCTTATCTATCTTACTGAGGGTGATTACATCTCCCTGAGGTTTTCTCCAGCAATTTTTGTCAAACATTCCCATAAAGAAGGGAGGAGAGATATAGGGTTCATGGGGCTTCATTATGTGGAGGAAGGCAAAGAAGGGCTTACCAGGAGGAAGGCTCCTCACCCAGTTGATCACCTTGCCAACAAACCAGGGGGTAGCAGTAGGATCGATGGGATTGCCTCGCAGTCGGAAGAGTTCTACGAAGTGATCGAAGCCCTGCCCATAGCCATGTGCCAGAGAGATTACCGGGCTATCAGAGAAGCAACCGGTGATAAATCCATTTTTAGATAAAACTTCGGCAAGGGTAACCATCTCCTCGGGCAGGCGATCATTTTGCCCTCTTATCTTGTGTGTCGTGGGATAGAGTGAAGTCATAATGGTAGGGAGGGAAATGATAGTATACGCCCCCTGGGAGAAGGCATGTTCAAAGATCACCCCCTCACTCGCCAACCTGTCTATAGTCGGGGTCGTTTTCCGATGATAACCATAACAGGAGAAATGATCCGCCCTCGCTGCATCGAGAAGGATGATGATCAAATTGGGGGGTGGATTCGCTGCCTTTCTAAGCTCCGTTAGATCAACTCCCCTCTCTCCCCGTTTTTTAGGAGCCATAATGCGAGGGGAGATAACCTCGATACTGCCCTTACCCTTACTCCCCTCTGCCTTGAAGATGAGCTCAATAACTTCTCCCCTGAGCGAAGATAGGGGTATCTCGATCCGCTTCACCTTACCTCTTCGAGCAGAAACTGTTTTTAACACCTTATCCCTATTTTCGGTATGGACGATTACACTCAATCTGGCGCTATCTCCCCGAAGGTAAAAGCGGAGAACATCCCCTTCATCCGGCTTCAAGAAGAAGCCAACTCCCCTTCCTGGGCGGAGAACAAATCCCTCCCTTCTCCGCTCGCCGATAAGAGCCTTTTTTATCTCAAAAAGCTCAGAAAGCTCATTTTCTGGGATCACCTCATCACCCTTGGTGAGATAAGCCATCTCTATGAAAGAAGGGTGATAGGGATTGCTCAATTCCAATCTTAACTCGCCTCGCTCAGCTACCCCTTCAGGAAGCGGAAGATGATACCAGGATGTCCCCGGATTTAGCCCCAACCGTATCAGCTGGAAGTCGTTTATCTTTATCTCCCCCTCAGCCGGCTCTTCCCCCTCCAATCGGATGCGAAGGTGAAGCCAGGACCCCCCTTTCTCAAAAGAAGTAAGGAGAACCGTCTGCCCGAAGGAGGAACCCTTAACACCGAAATCGGTCTCACCCTGAAAGATCGGGAGAGCGATCCTCCCGGAGAGCCTTGCCCCATCGTATAGGGAAACACCTTCGATGATCCTTTCCGCCCCAAGAAAATCAAGGATGAGGTCCCGCTTGAGCCTTAAGGGCTTCTCCCTACAGCTCGAGGTAAACATCAAAAGGAGAAAAAAGATAAGATAAACCAC from the Acidobacteriota bacterium genome contains:
- a CDS encoding sulfatase, with the protein product MGKGSPFRLLVVYLIFFLLLMFTSSCREKPLRLKRDLILDFLGAERIIEGVSLYDGARLSGRIALPIFQGETDFGVKGSSFGQTVLLTSFEKGGSWLHLRIRLEGEEPAEGEIKINDFQLIRLGLNPGTSWYHLPLPEGVAERGELRLELSNPYHPSFIEMAYLTKGDEVIPENELSELFEIKKALIGERRREGFVLRPGRGVGFFLKPDEGDVLRFYLRGDSARLSVIVHTENRDKVLKTVSARRGKVKRIEIPLSSLRGEVIELIFKAEGSKGKGSIEVISPRIMAPKKRGERGVDLTELRKAANPPPNLIIILLDAARADHFSCYGYHRKTTPTIDRLASEGVIFEHAFSQGAYTIISLPTIMTSLYPTTHKIRGQNDRLPEEMVTLAEVLSKNGFITGCFSDSPVISLAHGYGQGFDHFVELFRLRGNPIDPTATPWFVGKVINWVRSLPPGKPFFAFLHIMKPHEPYISPPFFMGMFDKNCWRKPQGDVITLSKIDKEELPITKEDLDHIVALYDGGLAYADHQVGRLISNLKRAKLYENTIFIIIADHGEAFREHGRMLHTTTVYDEMIHIPLIIRFPRRFPVKRRRVDSLAQLIDLAPTICELYGIDPRKLPFEGKSLLPAIFGKEEEGDPYIYSMAMLGRLTVRGGRYKYIYDGKKGMHLLFDLKGDPGERRNIIFGHPLLRKYLYSLLLSWYEETSAKKTGEIKKIKLDKETEERLRALGYIE
- a CDS encoding glycosyltransferase family 39 protein — its product is MGNKLLNILLCLLGSGLLLLHILDLPQYRFWFSLSFLLLLFFRVMVNRGKKRKGIAPSTFFDKIETPHLILIAIFLLYLPQIYPKIKGDGVLYYAYLRSFLIDFDLNFANDFAGFGYMGKITSAGLPANPVFFGCSLFWLPFFLLAHIVSFLGNILGGNFPLDGFSSVYQRAITLGSALYILAGIILIYHLLKKRFSPGVSLLSALAIWLGTPLFYYMVANPFLAHGISMFAVTLFIFLWFKNREKEGKWRAGLIGLFAGLSAAVRPQNVVFFAIPFLDFLFSLKHSNRTPLKEKWRDMAFLLSGFALPLLIQMILWRMIFGSHFLSGWHTTNLINWRHPHIIDMLFSARHGVFTWTPLFFLGAIGIILLLRKNRKLALYLFVAFALMLYMNGVFKRWWADHSFGNRRMLGGSFIFAFGLSAVIEELFRRPKLLATLLILSLIIWNINFATAFNQNLLGDRSEAVPLNRVLMIEGEYIYRLCYQLTAKLSDALAFRIYENYKGVWLFSGPRNLNGVIDIGAEPDDIRWELIGNGWSKKKKLDEVSFRYSEGKTSILRFPLYERAKLIVGIRMKPINLTNTTTVVVETMVNGKRVKDILLRPGWNNYLFIVEKSLTKRGLNELLFRYHYNLRGNQKENYHQEAVAVDLLRFAKKRR
- a CDS encoding sulfatase, producing the protein MKRRNWAIICLVGVFSSFLLSCGGRKVEGAGWGYGRYDLVSNLSSLEVDNFFINLGLRSNRYFLKSGWAKENEVEPSGTSFVWAVGRVSEVDFPPMRKRDRILHFSAHSFSPPGAPGQRVRLFFNRKFIGEAKLGKRFNHYSFPIKGKYFKENEDNRLELIHRYAISPANVPGMGGDKRKLAASYDYIALVAKGKDLRKTPRTYLKYTAYVRRGEAREAIALPPGGEFRLGVKLPNEEPIKLIFSPAVNDFFQDNLSWARFRITLSSEGREEELFSSERKRGEVADEWRMEEVDLSRYRGKRIVLWFKVEGEGIKGKPAEVAWVNPHIIAGGLKPPKRLNVILYLIDTLRADHLGCYGNPYIKTPNIDRLAKEGVLFENAFVQSSWTRPSTATILTSLYPTEHGAITDHDRLRPSLITIAEILRHYGYYTLGCVNQPNVAAEIGFYQGFDRYLVAYKRLHLHPLFSDKMNEMIFPWLEEFKDKPFFLYVHTVDPHDPYIPPPPYDRMYDPDYKGKIWGDSKTLIEIGRGDIEITERDRKHLIALYDGEVTYNDKSVGKLMRKLKELGIADNTLIIIIADHGEEFLEHGGTRHGHTLYNEVLHIPLIFHCPNALPKGKRIKDLVRAVDVLPTILNILDIPLPKKIEGKSLLSLIKKGGNPGISYSFAELDRYGKNLRSLQNDKWKLIHYPYRREKGEFYNLKDDPKEKKNLFYGRKPPAYNELNKKLTEILKKLKGEAKKFHRIKVEKLDKETLEQLKALGYIH
- a CDS encoding DUF362 domain-containing protein, translating into MARAKVAVLKTKPETVLEDYKKLLHLADYQKYLPKENETALKINISWQKFYPACSTTPWQLEGVIKTMLEDGYDRKRIYACHNRTVVVSAKKGEIANKHKPVVEKYGLRNIHLYEREEWVRYEPKGEILALYDIFPKGIYIPKRFIGSNIIHLPTMKTHVFTTMTGAMKNAFGGLLNERRHWTHSVIHETLVDLLTIQKEIHPGLFAVMDGTFAGDGPGPRCMIPYVKGYILASNDQVAIDAIAAKMMGFDPLSLKFIRLAHERGLGVGDPAEIEVVGEDISGVNFGFHGEENTFASRGQKMIYWGIFHPLEKLLLRTPLVVWAYLASRLYHDFYWYPIIGKRRVKKMLETEWGKLFLKY
- a CDS encoding glycosyltransferase family 39 protein, yielding MKRYWERRIVYFLPPFLFFLLFNLVILTPGFRYERTPEFSFVLLLISFTLLLFLSSLLSRRYPDVGTLPRIYRTIDIPIFIIVSIFLLLLFLLTAYGGRLGSDGSFYFSYLRSLVFDRDLNFANEYARLKVRALPYIKPTITGHLPNVFAIGVSFLWLPFYLSAHIATYFAHIFGGSLPLDGFSYPYTTACSFGSLVYGTFGVILLYLSLRRFFSKWIAFLSAIGIWLGSFLPWYQVFEPFMSHAPSFFVSSLFLYFFLRFRGKMDFRRYLVLGALGGLLMLVRWQNALFLLFPAFCWLGDFIKSLKEGKSEEAKRMFLFGMLFALSAFVVFLPQVIAWKVIYGRFFTIPQGGRLSFGKPAFFEVLFSSRHGLFPWSPVVYIGFIGSFLFLRRERRFVLTFFLVFLLMTYVNASIYDWWAGWAFGARRFGSLLPYFAVGLSAFLEFLKKHPFLLVYGFVSLFILANIVFMAEYYYHLVPPGDVVSMGEAAASGVKLLYSKIGNPFSYPANLLFALRFRVSPERYDLLVGRRFNNPGIDVGGNDAFFLGRGWYGKEQDPDGTTFRWIKGREGTFLFPLFRPRDYIIELRMRSFSFPGAPPQVAKFLVNGEFTSSLRLSPAYTTYKIAVPKRYFREGVNEVKIVLSYAIPPAKVLKGNKDGRMLGGAVDYLVFRHPKRRFQ